The sequence below is a genomic window from Streptosporangium lutulentum.
CGTCGACTCGCTCGGCCACGTCAACAACGTGCGATTCCTCGACTACCTTGAGGACGCGCGGCTGGCGATGTTCCACATCGACCCCCACCGGGAGGGCATGCCTCCTTTCAGGGGGCTCGTGATCGCCCGGCACGAGATCGACTATCGGCGTCCCCTCACCTTCCGGCCGGATCCGGTCCGGGTGGAAAGCTGGGTGACCGAGGTCCGGCCGGTGCGGTTCACCCTCGACTACGAGATCCGCGACGATGAGGAGACCTTCGTCCGGGCCCGCTCGGTGCTCGTCGCCTACGACGTGGCGCGGGCCGCTCCCCGGCGGCTGAACCAGGAGGAACTCACCTACCTGCGCCGGTTCGTCCCCGCCGGGTAGCGCCCACCGGATCTCCCGCGTTCGTGTGAGGTCACCGAGCCGACCCGGGCGCCCGTGCTCGGGACGGCCCCGTGTACGGGCAGGCCGCCGTCCCGGGCGCCCGTGTTCAGGACGGCGTACGCCGGTGGGTCACGGGGTGTACAGCCAGGCCGCCGTGTCCGGAAGGAGCAGATGGCCCTCGATGGGGGCGCTGCCGATCAGGACCCGGTCGTGCGGCGGAAGCTGTACCGGCTCGGAGCCGCAGTTGATGACACAGGTCAGCGGGCCGCGGCTGAAGAACAAGGCGTCCGCGGGGGACTCCAGCCAGGTGACCCGGTCGTCGAGGGAGCCGCGCAGCGCGCGGCGGGCGCGCAGGGCCTCCTGATAGAAGCTCAGGGTCGAGCCGGGGTCGCCCGCCTGGCGCTCGGCGTTCAGCGTGGCCCACTCGGCGGGCTGGGGCAGCCAGGGCCGGACCCCGTCGGGGGAGAAGCCGTACGGCTCGGCGGCGCCGGACCAGGGAAGGGGGACCCGGCAGCCGTCCCGGCCGGGCAGCCTGCCCTCGGAGCGGACGAAGATGGGGTCCTGACGGGCCTCCGGGGGAAGATCCTTCACCTCGGGGAGGCCGAGTTCCTCCCCTTGGTACAAATATGCCGATCCGGGCAGGGCGAGCATGGCGAGCAGCGCCGCGCGGCCACGGGCGAGGCCCGGCGTGGAATCGGTCAGGCCCTCGCCGTACCGGGTGACGTGACGGACCACGTCGTGGTTGGAGAGCACCCAGGTGGGGGCGGTCACCGCGTCGAGGGTGTCGTCGATGATCTTTCTGAACGCCGGCGCGGACCAGGGGGCCTCCAGCCAGGCGAAGTTGAAGCTCTGGTGCAGTTCGTCGGGACGGACGTAGAGCGCGAGGTCCTCGGCGGAGTCGGTCCAGACCTCGCCGATGGCCATCCGCTCGCCCGGGTAGGAGTCGAGCACCTTGCGCCACTCCCGATACACCTCGTGGACCTCGGGTCGTCCCCAGATCGGCGACTCGGCCTTGAACGCCTGATCCTCCGGCGGGGTGTCCGGCAGGCCCTCGGCCTTGTACAGGCCCATCGCCACGTCGATCCTGAACCCGTCCACCTCCCGATCCAGCCAGAACCGCAGCACGTCGAGAAACTCGGCGTGCACCTCGGGGTTGCGCCAGTTGAAGTCCGGCTGACCGGAGGCGAACAAGTGCAGGTACCACTGCCCGTCGGGCGTCTTGGTCCAGGCCGGGCCGCTGAAGGTGGACTGCCAGTTGTTGGGCGGCAGGTCCCCGCCGTCGCGGAACATGTAGCGCTCGCGTCCCTCGCCCCGTAGCGCGGCCTGGAACCATTCGTGCTCGGAGGAGCTGTGGTTCGGCACGATGTCCACGATCACCCGCAGCCCGAGCCGGTGAGCCTCCGCGACGAGCGCGTCGAAGTCGGCGAGGGTGCCGAAAAGGGGGTCGACGTCACGGTAATCCGCCACGTCGTAGCCGCCGTCGGCCATGGGGGAGCGGTAGAAGGGGGTCAGCCAGATCGCGTCCACGCCGAGTTCGGCGAGGTACGGCAGGCGCTGCCGGATACCGGGCAGATCGCCGACGCCGTCTCCCGAGGCGTCGGCGAAGCTGCGAACGTAGATCTCGTAGACGACGGCATCACGCCACCAGGGGATTTCCATGTGCATCGATTGCCCCCGCTTGAAGGGGTTTATGCGTGAGGGGCGTTCATCATGCTCTGCGCCGCGTAGACCAGGTAGTCCCAGAGGCGCTTCTCCAGCTCCTCGGGGAGCTCCAGCGAGGCCACCGCGTCATGCATGTGCCTCAGCCAGGCGTCGCGCTCGTCAGGGCCGATGACGAACGGGTTGTGCCGCATCCGCAGACGGGGGTGACCGCGCTGGAGACTGTAGGTGTTGGGGCCACCCCAGTATTGGATCAGGAAGAGGCGTAGCCGTTCTTCGGCTCCGGTGAGGTCTTCCTCGGGGTAGAGAGGCCGTAGCAGCGGGTCGTCCGCCACTCCCTCGTAGAAACGGTGGACGAGACGTCTGAAGGCCTCTTCGCCGCCGACGGCGTCGTAGAAGGACTGAGGTTCCTCGGGGATCGCGGACACGCGTTAAGCCTAATTGACGTCGTCACCGGTTTGAAAATCAGAGATTCCAGCACCCGGCCTTCCCGCCGGGTCTGTCGGTTCACGGTTCACCGGCCCGGGCGGCCCGGGAGCTCCGCACCCGCGCGGCCGCGGCACGCCTCGCCGCGTTCGAACAAGAACATCCCGCTTGGCCGGCGCGGAACACCCTGGCCCGCACACCCCCGCGAAAACACAAGCGGTGCCTCCTCGCGGAGTGTCCGGTGACGTCAGCCCGCGATCGGGATGGAGGCGCGGTCCAGAGCGGACTTGACGCGGATGCGGAGCTCCCGGGCGACCTGGGCCTGCTTGGACGGGAGGGTCTTGGCGCTGATCCGGAAGATGATGGCCGTGTCGGAGATCTGCTCGATCCCCCAGACCTGGGGCTCCTCGACGATGACGGAGTCGCGGTAGGCGGGATCGGCCCAGATCTCGTTGGTCACCTCCTCCAGGATCTCGCGGACCGCGGGGATGTCGGAGGTGTAGGCCACCGGCACGTCCACCGCCGCGCGGGACCAGCCCTGGGACTCGTTGCCGACGCGGGTGATGGTGCCGTTGCGGACGTACCAGACCCGGCCGTCGATGTCGCGCAGGCGGGTGATGCGCAGGGTGACCGCCTCGACGGTGCCGATCGCGGCACCGGCGTCGATCACGTCGCCCACGCCGTACTGATCCTCCAGGAGCATGAACATGCCCGCGATGAAGTCCTTGACGAGTTCCTGGGCGCCGAAGCCGATCGCCACGCCCAGAATGCCGACGCTGGTCAGCAGGGGGGCGATGGGAATGGAGAGTTTGTCGAGGACGGTCAGGACCGCGGTGCCCAGGATGACGATCGAGGCGATGTGCTTGAGCACCGAGCCGATGGTCTCGGCCCGTTGCCTGCGCCGCTCGGCCACGATCGCGTCGAGCCCCTCGGGGGTCGACGGCTCCCGGCCGCGCAGGCGTCCGGCGAGGGAGGCGCGCCCGGAGGACGCGCGCCTCACCACCCGGGTGATCAGACGATGGGCCACCTTGCGGAAGATCAGGGCGATCAGCAGGACCAGCACGATGGCGACCAGACCCGCGACCAGGGGTGCGAAAGTGTCCGGCAGGACGGTCCGCATGAGATCGCAGAGAGCCCCTCCGCTGCCCTCGCAGCCCCTGGTCAAGCCCATGCTCGCGTTCACCAGATCGTCGATCGCCGCATCGATGGGTGGCGCGGACGGAGGTGGGGTGGGAGGGGGGCTTATCGCGAGCATGGGGACAAGCAAGGACACGGAGTGGATCCCCCTCGGATCGGATCGTTCGACAAGACGGGCAAATCAAGCGACCCACCTATTTTGCCGACCGAACCGGCCGCCGTCACATCACGCCGGGGAAGACGGGGACATCCGAGCTCAGGGCCGCGGGGGGTGAGTTCGAATGCTCCGGTGACGGACGGCTCGTACGGGACGCGCACCCGGAAGCGTGTCCCGTGCCGTTTCCGAGAGAGATCCCTCCGGTTGCCGCCCGGACGAGACCCGGGCGGCAGCTTGTGTTCTCCGTGTTTCGAAGCCGATCGACGGGCCGGCTGAGAGGGCCTGTCGACGGGTTCGATCGGGAGGTTCGAAGCCGACGGGGTGACCAGCGTCCGAGGACGCTCCGCACCGGTCACCCCGTCGGCCCCGTCGAGCCGCGGTAGGAGCGGTGCGCCCGGGCGACGAACGCCGTCAGGCGCACCGCTCACTCACTCCCCCACCGCGGCGAGTACGCGTGCGACCTTGGTCGCGGCACCGGCGGGGTCCTCCGCCGTGTGCATCCGCTCACCCCAGGACCACCAGTAGTACCAATCCGGGCAGCTGGGGGCGGCCTGCGCTCGGCAGGTGACGTTCTCCGCCAGGCTGGTCGCGTTCGGGTTGATCACACGGACGAAGGCACGACCCGACTGGGTCCGTACCACCCGGGCGTGCAGCCCGCGGGAGTCAAGTTCTGACA
It includes:
- a CDS encoding acyl-CoA thioesterase, with the protein product MLGQSVTDGVSRSHRHVFPRAVRFADVDSLGHVNNVRFLDYLEDARLAMFHIDPHREGMPPFRGLVIARHEIDYRRPLTFRPDPVRVESWVTEVRPVRFTLDYEIRDDEETFVRARSVLVAYDVARAAPRRLNQEELTYLRRFVPAG
- a CDS encoding glycoside hydrolase family 13 protein translates to MHMEIPWWRDAVVYEIYVRSFADASGDGVGDLPGIRQRLPYLAELGVDAIWLTPFYRSPMADGGYDVADYRDVDPLFGTLADFDALVAEAHRLGLRVIVDIVPNHSSSEHEWFQAALRGEGRERYMFRDGGDLPPNNWQSTFSGPAWTKTPDGQWYLHLFASGQPDFNWRNPEVHAEFLDVLRFWLDREVDGFRIDVAMGLYKAEGLPDTPPEDQAFKAESPIWGRPEVHEVYREWRKVLDSYPGERMAIGEVWTDSAEDLALYVRPDELHQSFNFAWLEAPWSAPAFRKIIDDTLDAVTAPTWVLSNHDVVRHVTRYGEGLTDSTPGLARGRAALLAMLALPGSAYLYQGEELGLPEVKDLPPEARQDPIFVRSEGRLPGRDGCRVPLPWSGAAEPYGFSPDGVRPWLPQPAEWATLNAERQAGDPGSTLSFYQEALRARRALRGSLDDRVTWLESPADALFFSRGPLTCVINCGSEPVQLPPHDRVLIGSAPIEGHLLLPDTAAWLYTP
- a CDS encoding globin — translated: MSAIPEEPQSFYDAVGGEEAFRRLVHRFYEGVADDPLLRPLYPEEDLTGAEERLRLFLIQYWGGPNTYSLQRGHPRLRMRHNPFVIGPDERDAWLRHMHDAVASLELPEELEKRLWDYLVYAAQSMMNAPHA
- a CDS encoding mechanosensitive ion channel family protein, translating into MSLLVPMLAISPPPTPPPSAPPIDAAIDDLVNASMGLTRGCEGSGGALCDLMRTVLPDTFAPLVAGLVAIVLVLLIALIFRKVAHRLITRVVRRASSGRASLAGRLRGREPSTPEGLDAIVAERRRQRAETIGSVLKHIASIVILGTAVLTVLDKLSIPIAPLLTSVGILGVAIGFGAQELVKDFIAGMFMLLEDQYGVGDVIDAGAAIGTVEAVTLRITRLRDIDGRVWYVRNGTITRVGNESQGWSRAAVDVPVAYTSDIPAVREILEEVTNEIWADPAYRDSVIVEEPQVWGIEQISDTAIIFRISAKTLPSKQAQVARELRIRVKSALDRASIPIAG